AGATAACCAGTCCTGAAGGCAAGAGCAAGTTTGTCGCAGGTGCATTCCCCTCCGCATGTGGAAAGACCAACCTCGCAATGCTTGTTCCGACCATCCCAGGTTGGAAGGTAGAGACCGTTGGTGATGACATCGCTTGGATGAAGTATGGCTCCGATGGACAGCTGTATGCGATCAATCCAGAAGCTGGATTCTTCGGTGTTGCTCCAGGAACTTCCAATGATTCCAACTATAATGCAATGGTCAGTGCATCCAAGAACAGTATCTTCACCAACTGTGCCCTCACAGAGGACAACGATGTTTGGTGGGAAGGTATTGGCTATGATGCCCCAAGCAAGTTGATCGACTGGCATGGCAATGAGTGGGTCCAGGACAAGGGAAACAAGGAGCAGAAGACTGCTGCACATCCCAATGCCCGCTTTACCGCTCCTGCAGCCCAGTGCCCCAGTATTGCAAGTGAATGGGAAGACCCGAAGGGTGTGCCCATCAGTGCCATCCTCTTTGGTGGAAGAAGAGCTCATACCGTTCCTCTTGTTCACCAGAGCTACGACTGGAACCACGGTGTATTCCTCGGCTCCATCGTTGGGTCTGAGATCACCGCAGCAGCCCTCGACCTCAAGGTCGGTACCATCCGCCGTGATCCGTTTGCTATGCTTCCCTTCTGTGGATACAACATGGGAGATTACTTCCAGCACTGGATCAACGTTGGTAAGGCTGCAAAGGACGAGAGCAAGCTTCCCAAGATTTTCTACGTCAACTGGTTCAGAAAGACCGAAGACGGAAAGTGGCTTTGGCCTGGATTTGGTGAAAACAGCCGCGTCCTGAAGTGGGTCTTTGAGGCCTGTGATGGGACTGCAAAGTCTGTTGATACCGCAATCGGTACCATGCCTACAGCTGATGCAATCGACCTTCCTGAAGGCGTGAGCGAAGAGGATATGAGAGAGCTTCTCTCTGTCGATGTAGATGGTTGGCTCAAGGAAGTCGAAGACGTCCGCACCAATCACTACCCGAAGTTTGGTGATCATCTGCCAAAGGAACTTTCCTCTTTCCTCGACCAACTCGAGGCAAAATTGAAAGCTGCCAAGTAAGCAGAAGATATAGCATTGTTTCAAATTGGCTCTTCCCCCGGGAAGAGCCTTTTGATGTATACTGACCACATGAGCCAGCTCGAACGAATCGTATTCATCAACCGGAGTATTGAGGAGAATGGGGGCGTGAAGACATCCCTCATTGAACAAGAGTTCTCCATCTCACGGAGGCAAGTGTTAAGGGACATCACCTACTTGCGTGAGCATCTTGGAGCTCCCATTACCTATGACCGTTCCAGGAACTGGTACCATTACCAGACTCCATTTACCCTTTTCTCCAACTCAAATGAGCGAATGTTGGTGCTCAACGCCATCGTTAAAAGTCTGGCGCAATCACAAGGTATCATGTCTGATCTTACAGAGATGATCAGTGAAGGCATTGATAGCGGAGTCGAGAAGCACTACCGATCCCTGAGCGATAAGATCATCTTCATTACTCCAGTTCAGGACTGGCCTGACTATGAGATTTTCAACAAGATCTGTTCAGCGATTAAGAGTGAAGAGCGAATGAGCATGCATTATCGCAATGCACTGGGAGTTCACTCTCATAGGCATATCGAGCCCCTCAGGTTGGTGAACTATACTGGGAGATGGTACTTGCTTGCTTTTGATATGCAGCACAGACAACTCAGGACTTTCCATCTTTCCAGAGTCGAACAGCTTGCCCAGATAAGGGGAGACCGTATGAAGATTCGGTTCTCTGACGAAGAACTCGACGACTTCATCAACTGTGGGTATGGGATATTCATGGGTAACGAGGTTACCTACGTTACCTTCCGTGTGTATGGGTGGGCCATTCATACCTTGAACACCCAGAGTTGGCATCCAGAGCAG
The sequence above is drawn from the uncultured Sphaerochaeta sp. genome and encodes:
- a CDS encoding WYL domain-containing protein, yielding MSQLERIVFINRSIEENGGVKTSLIEQEFSISRRQVLRDITYLREHLGAPITYDRSRNWYHYQTPFTLFSNSNERMLVLNAIVKSLAQSQGIMSDLTEMISEGIDSGVEKHYRSLSDKIIFITPVQDWPDYEIFNKICSAIKSEERMSMHYRNALGVHSHRHIEPLRLVNYTGRWYLLAFDMQHRQLRTFHLSRVEQLAQIRGDRMKIRFSDEELDDFINCGYGIFMGNEVTYVTFRVYGWAIHTLNTQSWHPEQKQRLVTEEGREALEVILPVSNLQEILSTLLSYGPDARPIAPEEFVLRYKQSVAQMWETAEKL
- a CDS encoding phosphoenolpyruvate carboxykinase (GTP) codes for the protein MNVADLTHSGLKQWILDFAELTTPEEIVIADGSAAQYDELVAQQIAGGYCVPLNPEKKPGSIAYNSDPSDVARVENRTYIAAQNKEAAGPTNNWIDPVALKETMTGLYRGCMKGRTLYVIPFSMGPVGSPIAKIGVELTDSAYVVINMMIMTRVGEKVLEVLGTDGEYVPCYHSVGKPLAEGESDNGQWPCAPIEQKYISHFPETREIWSYGSGYGGNALLGKKCLALRIASVLAHDEGWLAEHMLILKITSPEGKSKFVAGAFPSACGKTNLAMLVPTIPGWKVETVGDDIAWMKYGSDGQLYAINPEAGFFGVAPGTSNDSNYNAMVSASKNSIFTNCALTEDNDVWWEGIGYDAPSKLIDWHGNEWVQDKGNKEQKTAAHPNARFTAPAAQCPSIASEWEDPKGVPISAILFGGRRAHTVPLVHQSYDWNHGVFLGSIVGSEITAAALDLKVGTIRRDPFAMLPFCGYNMGDYFQHWINVGKAAKDESKLPKIFYVNWFRKTEDGKWLWPGFGENSRVLKWVFEACDGTAKSVDTAIGTMPTADAIDLPEGVSEEDMRELLSVDVDGWLKEVEDVRTNHYPKFGDHLPKELSSFLDQLEAKLKAAK